One Candidatus Methylomirabilota bacterium DNA segment encodes these proteins:
- the tyrS gene encoding tyrosine--tRNA ligase: protein MSATRPSIDAQMARIRRGAAEIVVEADLRAKLERSERTGSPLKVKLGLDPTAPDLHLGHTVVLQKLRDFQELGHQIIIIIGDFTGMIGDPTGRSETRKPLTWDEIRVNAETYRSQLGKVLDMSRTRVEFNSTWLAPLTFENIIREAAHLTVAQMLQREDFANRYASGRPISLHELLYPLAQGYDSVALGSDVELGGTDQTFNLLVGRDLQRAHGQEPQVALTVPILEGLDGVQKMSKSLGNAVGIADPPADMYGKLMSVSDDLMFRYFELVTRVSEEEIQALKKLHPMEAKKRLAWTVTAAYHGQQEASGAEANFKRVFQDKKNPNNIEEIRLPVKGALPGSVLPAGRDAWPVWKVIKEAGLVVSSSEAHRMIQQGAVEVDGSRVSDANQTLSPGRGYLIRVGKRRFKRVVLED from the coding sequence GTGAGCGCGACCCGTCCTTCGATCGACGCCCAGATGGCCCGCATCCGCCGCGGCGCCGCCGAGATCGTCGTCGAGGCCGATCTGCGCGCAAAGCTCGAGCGCTCGGAGCGGACCGGGAGCCCGCTGAAGGTCAAGCTGGGCCTCGACCCCACGGCGCCCGACCTCCACCTTGGGCACACGGTCGTCCTCCAAAAGCTGCGCGATTTCCAGGAGCTCGGCCACCAGATCATCATCATCATCGGTGACTTCACCGGGATGATCGGCGATCCCACGGGCCGCTCGGAGACGCGCAAGCCGCTCACCTGGGACGAGATCCGCGTCAACGCCGAGACGTATCGCTCGCAGCTGGGCAAGGTCCTGGACATGAGCAGGACGCGCGTGGAGTTCAACTCCACGTGGCTGGCTCCGTTGACGTTCGAGAACATCATTCGGGAGGCCGCGCACCTCACGGTGGCGCAGATGCTCCAGCGCGAGGACTTCGCCAACCGCTACGCCTCTGGGCGTCCCATCAGTCTTCACGAGCTGCTGTATCCGCTCGCGCAAGGGTACGACTCTGTCGCGCTGGGATCCGACGTCGAGCTTGGAGGCACGGACCAGACTTTCAACCTGCTGGTGGGCCGCGATCTCCAGCGCGCGCACGGCCAGGAGCCCCAGGTGGCGCTGACCGTGCCGATCCTCGAAGGCCTCGACGGCGTACAGAAGATGTCGAAGAGCCTCGGCAACGCAGTCGGCATTGCCGACCCGCCGGCCGACATGTACGGAAAGCTCATGTCAGTCTCGGACGACCTGATGTTCAGGTACTTCGAGTTGGTGACCCGGGTTTCAGAGGAGGAGATCCAGGCCCTGAAGAAGCTTCATCCGATGGAGGCCAAGAAGCGGCTGGCTTGGACGGTAACGGCTGCCTACCACGGCCAACAGGAGGCATCCGGAGCAGAGGCGAACTTCAAACGGGTCTTCCAGGATAAGAAAAACCCTAACAATATTGAAGAGATAAGGCTTCCGGTGAAAGGGGCTCTTCCGGGCTCCGTTCTTCCCGCCGGGCGAGACGCTTGGCCTGTCTGGAAGGTGATTAAGGAGGCCGGCTTGGTGGTCTCCTCTTCTGAGGCCCACCGGATGATCCAACAAGGGGCTGTCGAGGTGGATGGAAGCCGTGTCTCGGATGCCAACCAGACCTTATCGCCGGGGCGAGGATACCTTATCCGGGTAGGCAAGAGGCGCTTCAAGAGAGTGGTTCTCGAAGACTAG